One Glycine max cultivar Williams 82 chromosome 4, Glycine_max_v4.0, whole genome shotgun sequence DNA segment encodes these proteins:
- the LOC100813065 gene encoding probable inactive receptor kinase At4g23740: MDKKLPLLFIFSAALVMEAVLLVSVVAEPVEDKQALLDFLDNMSHSPHVNWDENTSVCQSWRGVICNSDESRVIELRLPGAGLSGPISPNTLSRLSALEVVSLRSNGISGPFPDGFSELKNLTSLYLQSNKFSGSLPLDFSVWNNLSVVNLSNNSFNGSIPFSISNLTHLTSLVLANNSLSGQIPDLNIRSLRELNLANNNLSGVVPNSLLRFPSSAFAGNNLTSAHALPPAFPMEPPAAYPAKKSKGLSEPALLGIIIGACVLGFVLIAVFMIVCCYQNAGVNVQAVKSQKKHATLKTESSGSQDKNNKIVFFEGCNLAFDLEDLLRASAEILGKGTFGMTYKAALEDATTVVVKRLKEVTVGKRDFEQQMEVVGKIKHENVDAVRAYYYSKEEKLIVYDYYQQGSVSALLHGKGGEGRSSLDWDSRLRIAIGAARGIACIHAQHGGKLVHGNLKASNIFFNSQGYGCISDIGLATLMSPIPMPAMRATGYRAPEVTDTRKATHASDVYSFGVLLLELLTGKSPINNTEGEQVVHLVRWVNSVVREEWTAEVFDVQLLRYPNIEEEMVGMLQIGMACAARIPDQRPKMPDVVRMIEEIRRVNTPNLPSTESRSEASTPTPRAVDIPSTSVQQ, from the exons ATGGACAAGAAGCTGCCCCTCTTGTTCATTTTTTCAGCAGCCTTGGTGATGGAAGCAGTGTTGTTGGTTAGTGTTGTGGCTGAACCAGTGGAAGATAAACAAGCTTTGCTTGATTTCCTTGACAACATGAGTCACTCTCCTCATGTCAACTGGGATGAGAACACTTCTGTTTGCCAAAGCTGGAGAGGAGTGATTTGCAACTCTGACGAGTCCCGAGTCATAGAACTTCGATTGCCTGGAGCTGGGTTGAGTGGTCCAATCTCTCCCAACACCCTCAGTCGCCTCTCGGCGCTTGAGGTTGTTAGTCTTAGATCAAATGGTATAAGTGGCCCTTTCCCTGATGGTTTCTCTGAGCTGAAAAACTTGACCAGCCTCTATCTCCAATCCAACAAGTTTTCTGGGTCGTTGCCATTGGATTTTTCAGTTTGGAATAACCTTAGTGTTGTCAATTTGTCCAACAATTCTTTCAATGGGAGCATCcccttttcaatttcaaatctgACTCATCTCACCTCATTAGTCCTTGCCAACAACTCCCTTTCGGGTCAGATTCCTGATCTCAATATTCGTAGCCTGCGGGAGCTGAATCTAGCCAATAATAACCTTAGTGGGGTTGTGCCTAATTCCCTTCTTAGATTTCCTAGTTCGGCCTTTGCCGGTAACAATCTTACATCAGCACATGCACTCCCTCCAGCTTTTCCTATGGAGCCACCAGCTGCCTATCCGGCAAAGAAATCAAAAGGACTCAGTGAACCTGCATTGTTGGGTATCATCATTGGTGCTTGTGTGCTGGGGTTTGTCTTGATTGCAGTTTTCATGATTGTCTGCTGCTATCAGAATGCAGGTGTTAATGTGCAAGCAGTGAAATCCCAGAAAAAACATGCCACTCTGAAAACAGAATCTTCTGGAAGtcaagacaaaaacaacaaaattgtcTTCTTTGAGGGTTGCAATCTTGCATTTGATCTAGAGGATTTGTTGAGAGCTTCTGCTGAAATTCTTGGAAAGGGTACCTTTGGCATGACATATAAGGCTGCTCTAGAGGATGCAACCACTGTAGTGGTGAAGAGGTTGAAGGAGGTCACAGTCGGAAAACGAGATTTTGAACAGCAGATGGAGGTGGTGGGGAAAATTAAGCACGAAAATGTGGATGCAGTGAGGGCATATTATTATTCAAAGGAGGAGAAACTCATAGTATATGATTACTATCAACAAGGCAGTGTTTCTGCTTTGTTACATG GCAAAGGAGGGGAAGGCAGAAGTTCTTTAGACTGGGATAGCCGCTTGAGAATTGCAATTGGTGCAGCCAGAGGCATTGCTTGCATCCACGCTCAACATGGAGGGAAACTCGTTCATGGAAACCTAAAGGCCTCAaacatcttcttcaactcaCAAGGATATGGATGCATATCTGATATTGGCTTGGCAACATTGATGAGTCCAATACCCATGCCAGCAATGAGAGCAACCGGATACCGTGCACCAGAAGTAACAGACACACGCAAAGCAACTCATGCATCTGATGTGTACAGCTTCGGGGTGCTGCTACTTGAGCTTCTGACTGGGAAATCCCCCATAAACAACACAGAAGGTGAGCAGGTTGTCCACTTAGTTAGATGGGTGAATTCTGTGGTTAGAGAGGAGTGGACTGCAGAAGTGTTTGATGTACAGCTGCTGAGGTATCCAAACATAGAGGAAGAAATGGTGGGGATGCTACAAATAGGGATGGCTTGTGCTGCAAGAATACCGGATCAGAGACCAAAGATGCCTGATGTGGTGAGAATGATAGAGGAGATTCGTCGTGTAAATACGCCAAATCTACCATCCACCGAGTCTAGATCAGAAGCTTCTACACCCACCCCTCGTGCAGTTGACATACCTTCTACCTCTGTTCAACAATGA